AATGCCGCTTTGCCACGCACACACCTTCGATACTGCTGGATAAAGAACACAGAGCATAAGTAAGATCTTAATTGATATAATGCAGTGACTTCTGGACATGTTGTATTTCATTGATAAGGCTGAGATAAAGCCAgggctgtaataaataaatgtggctCCAAGGCCATGGACTGTTGTGTTAACACGTGTATTACATTTACGGCTGTGTGGTCAGTGGCTCCATGGTTCTTCATTTGACTGATTCAGTTGTTCTCAACATAAAATCAGCAATACCACGTTCTGTCTGGTGTCCACAGGTGTTGCAGAGCTGTGGAAGTCCTGAACTGCCACGTTCAGTCATCTCTCCTCACCTCTCTAAAGACGCTGTTGAGTTTCTGCATGGACACCTCACCCCTAAAGAGATGACCATCTTTGAGCTGCTTGGGGATGGATGGACCAAACCCAGGTATGTGGTGTCATTGCTGGCTCTGTCTATATAAATGTGTCAAGAGCTTTTCAAGAGCTGTGTCAGGAGATTTTGAGCATTTCTAAGCATCCATCCTACCACAGAGCCGAATGGCCCAGGGAAAGGTGCGCTCCACCTTATTACCCAAAGTTTCGGAATGGCTGGGAACCGCCCGCTGAGCTGTTCAGGACAGCCCCTTGGGAAACGGAGGGGCCAACAGGACCGCCAGGGTCTCCCACCAGCCCTGATTACAAGAAACACCCGACACAGGATGTAAGGATAGCTGCTGTCTAGATGTACGGATCATTCCTGGTCCTTCCCCCTCACACTGCAAcgatctgtctgtctgtttttttccagttttatgGAGGTCATTCCCCAAACTCACCAAATGGGTAAGGCCTGAAGTCCCCTCACACACTTTGCTTTATCTTTACtcgaacaacaacaacaaaaactgtcTGTTGACAGATCCTATAATGGGATGTCCCAGATCCGGAAATATGCCAAAATTCGCTACCACTTTGTAGCGCGAAATGCCAACGAGCTGTCAGTGCTGCAAGACGAAATCCTCGAGGTAAAAGCAagattattactattatttttatttaaactactTTTGCATTTGCCCAAATATGGATTGTAGCCTAAGTCCCTCTTTTGTATGTGATGTGATAAATAATTGGTAAGCTATAAACAAGGATGACTGAATGGTGCCATCAATTAAGTAATGGTCAAGATACTGAGCTGCACTGTCTGTTTTTTCACTTTTATGAAGTAAAATTCGAAACGTGTCCCCTGCAGGTTTTAGAGGATGACAAACAGTGGTGGAAACTGAGGAATCGCAGTGGTCAGGCTGGCTACGTCCCCTTTAACATACTTGACGTTGTGAAGATAGAGGAACCGGATGCGACGTACAATCAGGTGATGTGCTGTACATGTACGCTATATCTGCAGTGTGCCCAAGTCACATGTTTTATGTGTGGCCTGTGAATCATCAGCAGTTTATCTACATGCATCTCTGTCCTATAGGGGACATACAATATATTAACTTTACAAGCTCAGATGTGTTGTCAAGATTTTTTTCGTGGAAAGACTCGgcagtcactcactcacaatCACTAACCAAAGTATAAGGTAATAAGGCAGGTCAAGGTTTCTTTATTACAGCCTGTGGATAAATTTGCTTTGCAAGTAAGAGTTAAAAGTATGATAGAAGATTACTCAATAGATAACGGGATACTCAGCACATTTGAGTCTCTGGGGTTCATGATGAAGATATTTTCCAATTGTCAAAATGAAACGTTTGTATCGTACGGACTGTGGTCCTCGATTGCTGCAGTTTTGTGAAACAacacatctgctgcagcagtaAGTTCCCACCCTCAGTCATCATCAGTCAACACATGCTTATATACCAACACCATGCAGCAGCTACACTACAGCACTGCTTCCCAGTGCAAAACGGTTTCACACACATATTTTGCCTTTGGCCCCACGGCAGAACGGCGAATGAGAGTAAAGACAAACCTGTTTGACCGTCTTCTCCGCATAGCTGCGGTTGCTTTCTCATGAattgtttgttgtctgtgtgtatccAGCAAGGCTATAGGACGTCCCCTCCTGGTTCTCTAAGCCATGGAGACAGTTTCAACCATGGCAGACCCAAAGACAAAGGCGAGTCAATGCAGCCACAGAAACAAAGAATGCCGAGTTGCTGCTTCCTTTCTTGTTGCGATTCTTGATGCTGTGCTGTCTTTGTGCCACAGTAATGGATGAAGTCACCACTGAGTTATTGATGATGATCACCGCTAACAAACCACCAGCAAGAAAGTTCAGAGTGGAGCGGCCGTCTGGTACCCAAGTACCACTCACCCACGATTCAAACCCAGAGCAGGTGACTGCATGGCTCAACGCAAAAGGCTTTTCAAAATCGTAAGTCATCCACACTcatgcataaataaataaaaaatactgccCCACGCCTCAGACTCAACACACCTCTTAAACAACCCTTGCTGTTTAACAGGTCGCAAGTTATTCCTTTACCTTACGATTGATGGACAGTTGAGAACAGCGCAAAGATTTGCCTCTAGGGGGCAGCAGAACCCTTCATTACAGCCAAGGTTCTGACTGAAAGTTCAAACATGTACTGCATCATATGCTTCTCTAATTAATCACCAGATAATAATATACTAGGATCAAAATACATGCTGTAGACATATAGTTTATACACAGCTGACATAATAATCTGGTAgataaatttaaatgtttgcatCAAACCTACTGATTTATTTCTGGCTAGTGAGGCAGACTTTTGGCAATAATTATTTCGGTCTCTATAATAAAATATGACGTGCAGCTGTAGCTGTAAAGTCTATTACTGCACTGCTGCACTACAGTAGCTACATACAACTTGGTCATTTTAGTTTGAACAGCTTTGTTGACACATCATTGACGTGTAGCCTCAGACACTGGGCCAAACCAGGGGTTCAATGTCTGACTCAAAGTCGCTGCGGTAAGTTCAGTAAGCAGTGAAGAATCTCACACACCGGcatagaaacaaaaaaaaccttagTAAAGAGAGCAGAGAAATTCAGCTTACCACTGCGCTGAATGTCCAGTCTCCTCCGCCATGTTTGGCCGCTGTCACTGCAGAAAAGCCCGCTTCACACAGACTGGATGTACTGTAGGTAATGGATGCAAAGTAGTGCGTGTCAGCTGGAGGCTTCACCGGCTAAAAGGctaaaatgctaaaatgctAGCGGGCTGGGTGCGTGACAATCAACTGTTGCGACAAGTAAGTAGCTTATAAGTAGGACTTGtgatgttttcttgttttttaatttgtttaaatgcTGGGTTTTCTTTGAGTCGTTGTCTCTTCGTCCCTCCCACCAGTTAGAAGTTTCTCATTAAGTAGCTGTTTTACTCACTTTTGCTAGCTTGTGCTCTCAACTTTTCAAAGTGTCGTGTCACGTGACCGAGTCGCGCCTTTGACAGGTGTCCAGAGGCAGCGACGGACGAGTCGGAtgatttttcaaaataaaactcaaatcgataaaatatatatttaaacagATCCAGTGTGTGAACACCAACATTGTACATATGTGCATAAATAACATGCACCAAACTCTGTCTGTGATTTTGGCAGTACGGTTGATTGTTTGGGGATTCTGACCGGAGCCCAGCTGTTTTCACTCAACAAAGAGGAACTGAAGGCCGTGTGTGGAGAGGAAGGCGGCCGCGTCTACTGTCAGGTCACTGTGCAGAAAACACAGCTGGAGGTTAGTCACACACCTgtgaatacaaacacacaaactgctgaCACAGCTGTTTTATTCACAGCCAGACAAAGAAGGTCAAAACGCACAAAGGAATACACTTGTTTGCAAAACTGTTGAATAGATTTGAATAATACCAACATGGATCAGTTTATTGGGGCATGTTAATACAAGTGGGTACAGAATGCACGCAGTATAATTACAAAAATACAGGTCCTGTCATAACAAGCGAAGGCAGTTCAATcattacacaactaaactcATGGTGATGAATTTTAATAAATCCTAGACTAGAATCTAGACCTAGGAATTTTGCAGTAGCAACATTTTTTAACTCTCTTTGTGTTCTTATTTTACAGAAGACAAGTGGAGACTCTGAGTTGCAGGAGATCATGAAGCGGAGGCAAGAGAGGATCGAATCAGGCAGCAAAGACACTCCCTCCTCGTAGCTCCACGGCTGCAGCACCTTCTTTAATCAGCCCTTTGTTAATTATCACCCACAGTAAAACACGACAGAATGTTGTATAAATTTgaattgtatatttattttgtatcaTGCAATGTGTATGTATTCAAGTGGTTTCTTGTCTAATTACAAtccttctgttttaaatgtctcattaaaaatttGTCCTTAAACAGAGTTTTGTGTATGAAATGTAGTGTAACATGTAAAATGTTGTACAGTTTGGATGAGTCTGTCATTGAACTTGTGCATGGACAGCACGCATGAATATACATATGCAGTATGTTGATGTTTATGCCCCTTGTCAATATTGCAGCTATTTACTACTATGACCTGGTAAATAAGACGATTTTAGCTATTGTGTATCTAAACTTGTGCCAGAATATGTGACACATTTCCAGATATCTAGCCAATAATTTTCACTGTTTGCAGGGGAAGAAAATCAAAAAACTCATCTTAGTTGGTTTTAACATAGGCACTTGCTGTTTATAATAACAAAGCAAGTTTGAGCTGTAGAGAAGTTCACAACAATCCTGCACGAACTCAATGTCAGTGGGAGAGATGTGTTGTCATGTGTTTTTTGCAGCTTCATAAGCTACACTGACAAAGACATATATGCAAGAAAATCTGCTCTGTTGATAATTAAATGAGCATTTATGCAAAACATTCAAAGAAGCTGTAAATAAATTGGGAAGTAGTGTAACCTGAAAAAAGGTTTCAAAATAAACTTGATAAATATTTGTTACTTTATTTTCTTGTGTTTGGAAGTGGATGAATTTTACTGGATTTAGTAGAAACATAGTTTCTTTATTAATGTAGTTTAGAACAAAATGTTAAGTTTGATAAGAAATTACAAGCTGTCAACATGTTAAACCCTCAGTCACATTAAATTAGTTGTTTGCTCACAGAATTACATAGTTTGAACTCACTTGgcaaggaaacaaaaacagctttttaaatAACTCGGTCAGTTTCAATGACTGCATGGCTTATTACGACTACTGATGTCTGAGAAAGTGTGTGATCACTAAAGGAGCGCTACACAACATCAAAACACCTATAACACCAGCCTAAAAAGCAAAGACTATTCCCATTCTGCATTTcaaaccaaacaaactagaTGAATTTGATACAGGACTAGAGGAAAACGTGACTCCTTCTAGGACGAAACGGATCATTTATGGAGATATGCATCCAGCCAGAGTTCCCCTGAGGATTTCAGTGACCTGAAAACGCAGACAATAGAAAATGAGACACCACTCAAAACAAGCCTAGAAGGAATTACACTATCACAGTGCTGTATAACGTACGTGACTATATCAGCCATGGCCTGATACAGAGTTTTGGTCTGGTAAGGGATGCCATGTTTCTTACACAGCGCCTCCACCTGCGGAGCCACCAGGTGGTAGTTGTGTCGGGGCATCATGGGGAAGAGGCTTTAGAGGCAACAGGAGCAGAGGACGCGTCAGATGGAGCTCTACCCACCACATCCATCTTAATATTGTATCGTGTTTGTGAGCTCTGTGGCTCTCTATCAACTTTCCCAACACTGTGACTTACTGGTGTTCGATCTGGAAGTTGAGGTGTCCGGTGAACCAGTCGTTGAAGAAGGACTGCTCTACATTACAGGTGGATTCCAGCTAAAGACAGGAGGATGTGTGAGTGGgaacctgagcagcagctgcaggtcaacgCGCATTTCAAAACAAAGCAGGTACCTGCATGTTCAGCCAGTCCTGGCGCCGCTCGTAGTCTATTTCCTTGGGAAGGTGATTCATCTGAGTGACCCACACAAACCAGTGACTCTCCATAAACCTGCACCAGAATAATATATCACACCAGTTTTATTACAGTAGCCATTAAAAGGCAGTGGTTATTCTTCTTATATTATTattccttcagctcttttaCCTGACGAAGAAGAGAAGGGCAGTTGCACCAATTACACCATACACAGGTACATAACAGACGAAGTAGCGAATATAGAAAGTCAGGAACCAGGCCAGATCCTTCACAAGACAAATGGGTAAATACGACTCAAACATCAACTCTATCTGCACGTTCACCAGCATCTCATTTCTACTTCAGCTGCTTAAATAAACGGATTTGAAATCAGCTGCTTATATTTATCCACTGGGCCAAAACACAAAAGCTTTATTTACACAAGGGAGAGGAGCTTACCACCCAGTAGCGGCGGTTGAGCATGGTTTGAATAATTTGAATGTGGAAGAAAACTGGAATGAGCAGAGGTGGCGCCactaaaaacagaagaaacagaagcCAGTGAGTCCTGCATCAGTGGTTCCTGCCGAGTACTGATGGCTTCATTCATTTTGAAGGACTCTTGTGAAAACATACCAAGAAAGAAGTACTTGTGCTGGTGATTGTAGGGCATATTTTTGATCTTTTTTATGCCAAACTGTAGGAGGAAGAATGCACAGGTTGTGTGAGCAGCCGAGAGCGGGTCGCTCGACACGTTAAAGGAATCAGAATCAGCGTCAGTGTTAAACTCGCCTCCACTGGTTGTTTCTCTCCAAGCACAAACAGGTTCAGCATGTTAATATCCGGGTCCTTGAGGACGACGTTGGGTTTAGCATGGTGCTGGAAATGCCGGTGATTCCACCAGTTGGCAGAGGCTCCCTAAGAAAACCACCATTTAGCATTCGTACGAGCCATTCATGTCAAGAATAGCTGCGTATAATTAGGAATCGCATTCACCTTCAAATGGCCAATGACGAAGTGGTGCACGAGGTGATTCCAGCGGGACTTCTTGAACACAGACAGGTGGCCAAAGTCGTGCTGCAGCCACCCGGCCTGAGACTGCAAATAACCAAGCAATTTGACGTCTGTTCGCATcaacaaaaacacttaaaatgcACTACAcgataataatgtttttatattgATTAATATAAGTCACCTGAGCAGTCGCCAGCATGACTGAACACAAAAGCGTCAGGATCCAGTTTGTCCCCCAGTACCAGACCATCATCCACGCGAGGACCTCCAGCAGGATGATGTGactgaggtggaggaagaagaacaggGGCTGGGCTCGAAACAGACCCTGGTTCTCAGCCTTCACGCGTAAGTCCTGGAAATCCTTCATAACCGCTGCCTGAGAGAAGATGAAGGACAGGTCTGTGAAGCTCAGATGGGGATGCATTGGAAAGGTGGGAGTTATTCAACGCCCGAGAAAAGTCTCATCATCTGCATTTGATGTCTAATGACACATGACGAGTGAGGCTTTAATCCGAGTCTAAGGGGTCTCACATTTTTGTCTTGGTCCTGACTGGGCTCACTTGCTGCCAGCTCTCCGATCTGCACGACCTTCATGTACTTCTGCACAAGCTTTTGGTCCGGATGAAAAGCGCTGAACGCCTCCTGGAAGACAGAGATGAAGAATGTGGTCGGTGATCAGCTGTAGTGAAACCTCTGCCTCATTATCAGTCTTAATGTTGTCTCAGAATGTTCAGccagtaaaaatacataaaagtaCCAATGCAAcactaaataaattattataggAGTAGTATAAAAATGGAGAAAATCTCATTCTAAAAACAATGTATACTGTTACTTACAGCACAGTCAAAGTTAAAACTAAAATATAAGAATATAAATATAGAGATAATAAATTCTGCCTAATGCAAATTGGAAAAAATATGTGTTATTATTCAGCATTCTTcgcattaaataaaataaatgaccgATTTTATTATAAAAGCTATTATGACAAATAAATCctctgtattttatttgttcccCTCCTCGGTCATAAAGGTTATTCTGACCTTTATCTCCATGCTGGACACAGCTTCTTTATACAGCAGTTCCAACGAACTGTGCCTTCACCAGCCTACAACATTAAAGGCTGTGTGTGCACTAATGCACAATGTTAACGATCTGATaatgtaatagtaataataatgctGATAATTTATCAGTCAGGGGCCAAGCGCTTTTGCTTGGCAACCTTTTTTTACCCTGATGTCAGCTGTAAACTATAGTACTACAGGATACGATGTtagtttttgctgtttttggtgcttttactttggtaAGTTCTTCCACCTCTGCAGCATGTGATATTGACTGTGCGTAGTTTGCGGGCAATAAATGAATCCAATGGAATGCTTCCATTCTAGGTGTGATGTGTGGTCACACACGGTCCCAGCTCACACGTCTTTACCGTGGCATCCTCTCCTGCGTAGTGGTACAGGACACGGAATCCTCCCGGGTGCCTCTTGGCCCATTCGGTGACGTTGTAAACTTTCCTGTTGATGACCACCCACTGGTCGGTCTTGGTGCTGTGGGTCTTCACGTCCTCCCAGGTGTAAACCCCTCCAGCCTTGCCGCTGTCGGACTTCCCCTCCTCTTTCTGTTGGCCTCCCCCTCccatcctctctgctccacctgcttAACAAAGGACTCGTCGACCAGCGTTTGGGACCTGGAAGCGAAGAATGCTGCTCAACACGTGActgtgcagaaaaaaaatgGGCTTTTAGGAGTCGGCTGAACTCAGACAAAGAGACGCGCAACACGTTCACGAGCAATTGGAGACGAAACGACCAACTTGGACGCGCGGCGGACATCACCGCTCCGCGTCGGCGACAAACTTCCAGCGTCAAAACGAGCCGCGCTGCTGcggcgcaggcgcaggcgcgCAGCTACAGGCCGAGGAGTCTCGGAACATCACAGCATGCGGTTCAGTCAAACAATAAAACGCAAAACGCGTCGCTTCACGCACGAAGGGCGCATCGCGCGGCCTGGCTGGTGCTTAAGCTGACGAAACGCACGGACGGCGGCCGCGGGCTCCATCCCGCAACATGCGCGCGACAAACAGCTCGGTTCACACTCACAGCTTCGTCCAGCTTCGGTTGCTCTGCCCGGGTCCCAGTCGCATAAACACACCGGCTGACTTTGTT
The genomic region above belongs to Betta splendens chromosome 6, fBetSpl5.4, whole genome shotgun sequence and contains:
- the eps8l2 gene encoding epidermal growth factor receptor kinase substrate 8-like protein 2 isoform X3, whose product is MKGARRNPVHSSCHCSGVSRSDSKMSAKALYEQRKKYSNSNFIMHETSQYHVEHLSTFIMDKTESIVTVDDAIKKLVLLDSKDKIWTQEMLLQVTDKAVRLLDCDTQEELENFPLPTIQMCQTVLNQTRYPSVLLLVCQDKEQHKPDIHFFHCDEVEAEMVHADIDSAIGDNKHGKKMRLQTLKVNQEKMTRHRETILPPSPPKGPSPTPKGRVAATNTQEKRLSAQSDTESHEKLAQRIEKDVQILNCALDDIEIFVARLQKAAEAFSQLNQRNKKGMLTLRAKPPTEAEVIDSLQKLKLALNLLAKLKKHIQNPSAAELVHFLFGPLELVLQSCGSPELPRSVISPHLSKDAVEFLHGHLTPKEMTIFELLGDGWTKPRAEWPRERCAPPYYPKFRNGWEPPAELFRTAPWETEGPTGPPGSPTSPDYKKHPTQDFYGGHSPNSPNGSYNGMSQIRKYAKIRYHFVARNANELSVLQDEILEVLEDDKQWWKLRNRSGQAGYVPFNILDVVKIEEPDATYNQQGYRTSPPGSLSHGDSFNHGRPKDKVMDEVTTELLMMITANKPPARKFRVERPSGTQVPLTHDSNPEQVTAWLNAKGFSKSTVDCLGILTGAQLFSLNKEELKAVCGEEGGRVYCQVTVQKTQLEKTSGDSELQEIMKRRQERIESGSKDTPSS
- the eps8l2 gene encoding epidermal growth factor receptor kinase substrate 8-like protein 2 isoform X2, with translation MSVLGPSAPSTKANGVSRSDSKMSAKALYEQRKKYSNSNFIMHETSQYHVEHLSTFIMDKTESIVTVDDAIKKLVLLDSKDKIWTQEMLLQVTDKAVRLLDCDTQEELENFPLPTIQMCQTVLNQTRYPSVLLLVCQDKEQHKPDIHFFHCDEVEAEMVHADIDSAIGDNKHGKKMRLQTLKVNQEKMTRHRETILPPSPPKGPSPTPKGRVAATNTQEKRLSAQSDTESHEKLAQRIEKDVQILNCALDDIEIFVARLQKAAEAFSQLNQRNKSKKNKKKGPAEGMLTLRAKPPTEAEVIDSLQKLKLALNLLAKLKKHIQNPSAAELVHFLFGPLELVLQSCGSPELPRSVISPHLSKDAVEFLHGHLTPKEMTIFELLGDGWTKPRAEWPRERCAPPYYPKFRNGWEPPAELFRTAPWETEGPTGPPGSPTSPDYKKHPTQDFYGGHSPNSPNGSYNGMSQIRKYAKIRYHFVARNANELSVLQDEILEVLEDDKQWWKLRNRSGQAGYVPFNILDVVKIEEPDATYNQQGYRTSPPGSLSHGDSFNHGRPKDKVMDEVTTELLMMITANKPPARKFRVERPSGTQVPLTHDSNPEQVTAWLNAKGFSKSTVDCLGILTGAQLFSLNKEELKAVCGEEGGRVYCQVTVQKTQLEKTSGDSELQEIMKRRQERIESGSKDTPSS
- the eps8l2 gene encoding epidermal growth factor receptor kinase substrate 8-like protein 2 isoform X1; amino-acid sequence: MKGARRNPVHSSCHCSGVSRSDSKMSAKALYEQRKKYSNSNFIMHETSQYHVEHLSTFIMDKTESIVTVDDAIKKLVLLDSKDKIWTQEMLLQVTDKAVRLLDCDTQEELENFPLPTIQMCQTVLNQTRYPSVLLLVCQDKEQHKPDIHFFHCDEVEAEMVHADIDSAIGDNKHGKKMRLQTLKVNQEKMTRHRETILPPSPPKGPSPTPKGRVAATNTQEKRLSAQSDTESHEKLAQRIEKDVQILNCALDDIEIFVARLQKAAEAFSQLNQRNKSKKNKKKGPAEGMLTLRAKPPTEAEVIDSLQKLKLALNLLAKLKKHIQNPSAAELVHFLFGPLELVLQSCGSPELPRSVISPHLSKDAVEFLHGHLTPKEMTIFELLGDGWTKPRAEWPRERCAPPYYPKFRNGWEPPAELFRTAPWETEGPTGPPGSPTSPDYKKHPTQDFYGGHSPNSPNGSYNGMSQIRKYAKIRYHFVARNANELSVLQDEILEVLEDDKQWWKLRNRSGQAGYVPFNILDVVKIEEPDATYNQQGYRTSPPGSLSHGDSFNHGRPKDKVMDEVTTELLMMITANKPPARKFRVERPSGTQVPLTHDSNPEQVTAWLNAKGFSKSTVDCLGILTGAQLFSLNKEELKAVCGEEGGRVYCQVTVQKTQLEKTSGDSELQEIMKRRQERIESGSKDTPSS
- the fads2 gene encoding acyl-CoA 6-desaturase encodes the protein MGGGGQQKEEGKSDSGKAGGVYTWEDVKTHSTKTDQWVVINRKVYNVTEWAKRHPGGFRVLYHYAGEDATEAFSAFHPDQKLVQKYMKVVQIGELAASEPSQDQDKNAAVMKDFQDLRVKAENQGLFRAQPLFFFLHLSHIILLEVLAWMMVWYWGTNWILTLLCSVMLATAQSQAGWLQHDFGHLSVFKKSRWNHLVHHFVIGHLKGASANWWNHRHFQHHAKPNVVLKDPDINMLNLFVLGEKQPVEFGIKKIKNMPYNHQHKYFFLVAPPLLIPVFFHIQIIQTMLNRRYWVDLAWFLTFYIRYFVCYVPVYGVIGATALLFFVRFMESHWFVWVTQMNHLPKEIDYERRQDWLNMQLESTCNVEQSFFNDWFTGHLNFQIEHHLFPMMPRHNYHLVAPQVEALCKKHGIPYQTKTLYQAMADIVTSLKSSGELWLDAYLHK